TTCTTGCCGCCGTCCACCATCTCCTCCGCCTCATCCACGGCGCACAGCATCACGTAGTCTTGCTGCGGGCGGCAGAGCACGGCCGTTACAGGCGGACCTGGCCCGAGGCCACAAGCTCCCCGAGCCGCTCCCAAAGaccccccgccgctccccgctgGCCCGGCCCGGGCTCGGCTcagcccggcccggggcggggggggccgccGCCACGTGCTCACGCTCTCTCCCACCCCCCCTTACCTTGGTGCCGCCGAGGCGCAGCACTTCATCCAGTGTGAACCCTTCGCCATCTCCgttttctccttcctcatcATCCTCCTCCTCGCCGCTGCCGCCACCCGCCTCCTTCGGGTTCCTCACACCGAAGTCCCACAGCGCCGCCATCGCTGCCCGCCGGAAGCTGCGGCCCGCCGGAAGCCACGGCGCTGGCGCGCTTCCGgccgcggggcagggcgggaCGGCAGGTCCTGCaaggggggtggagggagctCGCCGCAGGCTGGGCGGCCCGGCCTCACGCGGGCGCCGGGACGCGGCGCGGCCACCAAACGGCCAGGACCTGCGGCGGGTGGGCCGCCCGCGGGCGCCGCTGCCATGGTGCCGCTGCCTGCGCGCCGCGCGCTCGTCGCCGCCGCCCTGGgtgccgccggccgccgccggtTCCCCTGTCACGCTGGCAACGGCCGCCTCCCCCCCTCCGCCTCCCTTCCTCTCCCGGCGACGGCGCGGCCCTCCTCGGGCGCGGGGGGCGAGGCGGGGGCCGAGGGGCCCAACCGGGGCTCCGCCATGCTGCGGCACCTGCTGCTCAAGCTGCGGGCCACCGGGCCGGTGACGGTGGCCGAGTACATGCGGGAGGCGCTCACCAACCCGGGCCAggtgcgggccgggccgggggggccgtgACCCTGCACCCGGGGATGCCGCGCCGCTCACCGGGCCCCGGGCCCCTCTCCCCCCGCAGGGTTACTACACGCGGCGCGGCGGCATCGGCGACAGCGGGGACTTCGTCACCTCCCCCGAGATCAGCCAGGCCTTCGGGGAGGTACCGGCGCCTCTCTCCGTCGGTAGCTgcgggggtggcgggggggccGCGCTGGGGGATGCCCGAGCAGCGAGTCCGGGCTTCAGGTCATTTAccaaaagaaaactggtttggcaggggcaggggcgTTCAGGTTTTGTGGGTGATGGGGGGGGAGgcctttcctgtgctgagcCTGAGGCACACCTGGGCGTAGGAACCCTTGGTTTCATACAGAACTTGTTTATAAATACAAAGAGTGATGGTAGTTTCCCGGTGTGAAAACTACACAAAAGCCATTTTCAGACGCTGGTCGGGTTCGCTCTGGCTTGTGCGTCGCTTGCGGTAGGACGGCTGCCTGAGCGCCCTTCTCCCCGCAGCTTTGGGGAGTGCACTGGGTGGAGGGTGGCTGCCGGGGGGGCAGTTgtccaggcagcagccagcactggaGCTTTTAGCAAAGGTTCACGCTCCAGCCAGGGGAGCCCCACACCTTTAGTGATGGAGAGTTGCTTCAGCTGGGCTGACAGCAGCCAGCCActgattttaatataaaaagagCAGAGGGCAAAGTTATGTATCATAATGATTTCTCTGAACTTTGAAATGCGGAGAGAGAGTATTGCCGTAGTATCTTAGTTATTATCAGACAAAAGGCAGGTACTGCTTTCCACAAGTTCTGAAGTTCTTACTGTAACTCTTTGTGTTGTTTCTCACTGTCAGTTAATAGGAATATGGTGTGTCAGTGAATGGATAGCCGCAGGCAAACCTAAAGCGTTCCAGCTGGTGGAACTGGGCCCGGGGAGGGGCACTCTTGCTGATGATATGTTACGGGTAGGTGAAAACTAAtattaatattctttatttCCAGCCTTATGCCATGGCTACTCTGAAGCCTGAAGGAATGATGTTCTGCTCTCAGGATTTAACCCTCCCTAGTACTAAAATCATTTCAGTCAGGAGATTTGCAGCTTAGActgttattaaaatatatgCGTATTTCTGAGCTCAACTGTGTCAGTTGAAAGCAGAACATGGGCCAGTGTGGGCACACTGCAGGCACACGTGTAATCGTTCAAGTGCTACTTGGTAGAAGGGGAGGGCAGGAATACtccaaattatttctgcatGGGAAAGCATTATCCAAACTGAAAACTGCTTAGGACTCCTGAGTGCTGCTGTGTGTTCCTGGGAGGGGGGCCTCAGTGTAGCAGGGAGGCGGGGAGGACAATAATCCAGCAGTGAAGGTGTGTCAGTTCCTTTGGGGATTTCAGGGGCTTATTTCTTCTCAGTTAGCCCTTTGTGTTCAGTCATGCTTGCATGCTGTCTATTAATTAGAATACTACTGATTCAAAACCTGATTGCTAATGGGATTTAGTATCTCAGAAGAACTTTTGTCATATTTgcatatattaataaaaaaaactgATAAGCACAGTGAAATGTAGGATATCAAACACTTTTGTTTACCATGCCTGGGAAAACTGAACCATTTTTCTCCTAATGCTAAATCCTCTGCGGGTCTTAAAGGAGCTACTCATTCTCAGGCTATTACTATTCTAAATTAGCATTTCATGTCGTTGCCCTATGTAATATGCACTGTATTTTGCCAACTTTATTAGAAGCATAGaagcttttattaaaactgaTGAATTCCCACCTCCTTCTGAAGGAGCAAAATGCAGTCTCTTTCACTCAAACTATTTTGTTAAATGAACACCAACTAAATCTTTTATCTTGAATAGAAATAATGAGATTAAAGATTAATTCTTAAACCTTTAATGTACACAGCACGTGACTGCCTAATGGAATTCATCTGCCTTTATAGGTCTTCAACCAGCTTGCATCTTTGCTTAGTAAATGTGATGTCTCTATTCATCTGGTAGAAGTGAGTCCCAAACTCAGTGAGATCCAAGCGCTAATGCTGACGGGAGGGAAGGCACAGTCAAACCCCGAGGACAAGTCTGCTTACATGAAGGGCATTAGCAAGACTGGGATTCCCATTTTCTGGTACAGAGACATTCAAGATGTGCCGTCAGGTAAGGAGCGTGAATGTCTTGTTACAGGGATGGCATCCTTCCTCCATTTGCAGCTTCTGATAATGGAATACTTCTCTGGTAGCCTTCATAATGGATAGAAAAGTAGTTAATATAAGTGTTGGTTCTTAGGCAGGATCTTGACTCCTTTTTCGTAACTGCTACCTGTTCCGACTACCTTCATTTTGGGATAGCTACCCAATTTCATATACTCTCACTTTTTCTTATCATGGGAAACCATTTACTGGCTTTGCCTGAATCTCCTTCCATGAGATACCTATTTAAAATTCTTGGACTGGACGCTAGAGCTAGCTGTAGAAATGCTGTCTTTGATGTATCCAAGCTGGAAGTAACAATAATTATTTCACAACCACATTAACTAGcttaattcattaaaaatcatAAGCTGCTATGGAAGCATTAATAATTTAATGCATTGTTTTTTACCTTCCCACAGGTTACAGCTTTTACCTAGCACATGAGTTTTTTGATGCCCTGCCAATACATAAGTTTCAGGTACAGCAAGAAGATTGTTGTAATTGTGACCGACTGCTTCAGTGCCTTTTCTCTGAGGAAGCACAGAATCAGGGTGCCAGACTAGACACATGCATTGCACTGTCTCTGGTGATCAAATATTTCTAACTTAATTTGAACAAATAAGTCTTAATTCAGCTGATAACTGTAAAACTAGTAATTGTTCTTGAATGGAGAATCTTGTAGAAAgctaaagggtttttttctgctgagaagaGTCTcaaggttttttatttcttacgGTACCTTAATGAAGCTTTTAATTTCCGCGTTATTTTATGCACCACTGCTAACAAAGACTGAAGGGCTTTCATTTGAATGGTAATGAGAATAGCAAATTAGAGGCTAGTTAGGATTCAGAAGAAATATTCAACTTCGATTTGGTAAATAGTTTATGAAAATCACTGgtagaatataaatattttattttggttaaatGTTGCACTGTCAATAGAAGAGGCAGCATTTTTCTAAACAGCATCATTCATTCCTTTTAAGTGTAACtaaacctgtattttatttgactCTGGAGATGAGTCTCTTCCACAGGCTTTTTCCAAGGCAGTTACTGGAATTAAGTAGGAACGAATAATTGTTGTTAATACATATTATGTTCCTaaaatgtttgtgaaaatgCTTGAGATTAGTTCAATCAAATAACAAGATACTGTTGTAGCTATTAAGAGTGTAAAATGAGTACTTTGGGTTCATTAAacagagaacagagaaaggCTGGCGTGAAGTGTTGGTTGATGTAGATCCAGAAGTTCCTGACCAGCTGCGGTTCGTCTTGTCACCATCCAGTACCCCTGCAACAGAAAACTTTATTCAGGTAAGATTATGCCTACCGGTTTGTACTTGCATCTCTACTGACTCTTTCAAGTACATTTACTGCTTCTCAGTTACTTTGAGAGCAAGAGGAGGGATCTTAGTCTATCGATGAGTAAATACAGCTTTACCCTTTCCATTCTGCAAAACTTCCACAGGCATTTAACTTTGTATGCTGTGAGAATACAGCACAAAAAGTTTCACACAGAAGGGCTTTTTGAAGGTGCACGTGGCTGAAGAGCAGTTTCCATTCTTTCAGTACCACAGTAATGCAGTTTCACCTGATGCAGGTGTTCTTAATTGTtagaaagattttcttttcagtcaaaTATAGGTTATAGAAGAGATGACTGAAATTCAGCACTTGGAAGACACTAACTGAAAATGACTTTGTAAAAACTAGCTCAAGCTTTAGGTAGTCTGGCTTACGCCCCTGGACCTGTGTGCCCCAACAAAGTGACAAGAGTCCCAAGACATCAAGTGTTGAAGAACTCTTGCCCTGTATTTGTTTGCTAATGCAGGTGTTTTGCTCTCTGAACACTGCCCTAGCCTGAAGAAACGAGGGATCATGTGGAAGTGTGTCCTGAGGCTGGTGTCATCATTCAGAGACTTGCCTGTCGTATAGAAAAGGACGGCGGGGCTGCACTGATCGCCGATTATGGTCATGATGGAACCAAAACTGACACTTTCCGGGCAAGTCATTCATTTACGCTGAAAGAATAAGCCAATATActcttttatcttttatttgtCACTTGGATCGTTAGGTTCTTGTAAGTGAAAGGTCTTGGGTGGATATAATAGCAAAAACTGCATTATGCTGCAGTCATAAAACTGAGTAATTGAGTTCCTATTTAATCAGTACCCGTAAGGGTTTCTGTCAGTTGGAGAGGATAATCTGAGCCCTTGCTCAGTTTATCTCAGAAGTATAATTTGCTGTTTTCACCCCTCACACGCACAACTTGGGGCTAGCAAAGACTAGCTAGGGTAGCCAGGATGATGGCTGAGTATAatattctgattttaatttttcagggtTTCCGGAATCACAAACTTCACGATGTGCTGAAAGCTCCAGGTACAGCTGACCTGACAGCAGATGTTGATTTCAGCTATCTTCGAAAGATGACACAGGGAAGAACAGCCACATTGGGCCCCATTAAGCAGCgggagtttttaaaaaacatgggCATTGACCTCCGATTCCAGGTACCATAGTGTTTACGGGTACACGAACTCTCCTGCTCCACAAGCAATGCTCTTAAGCAGCAAGAGAGCTTTTATaataatctgattttaaaagaaagttgttCCAAACAGCATGCAGGTGTGGGATCAGAGTTGCTTCTCCTAGATATAAGTTACTCATGATCCCTCAAAATAAACTGATCATATTATGTTTAGGAGTATTTAAACTTTGCTCCATACATCAATGTATGAGCTGCACCAGGATCTTACTGGTTCTACTGAACATTATGGCACTGTTACATCAGTATAAGTGAAAGGGATGCAACTGGTGATTGCAGGTATGAGGGAATTTATAGGAAGGCAGGAATGGCTGtaatctcattttttatttttaggtccTCTTGCAGAATTCACGTGACACAGCAACTCATGAACAGTTACTTCACAGCTATGATATGCTGATGAATCCCAAGAAGATGGGGGactgttttaacttttttgcCCTGCTGCCTCACCACAGGCTTGCACAGCCTGACAAGAAATATAAGCCAGATTCAAAGTCTCCCTTACCGCCTGTTGCTGGATTTGATGAACTcttactgaaataattacaaatacTGTAGCAAAATGTCTGATAATAGTAGCTTTCAATAGCAGcctattaaataaaaaacaagtaaaaGGAATGGAGTCCTGCATTTTATGGTTTCACATACTATATGTTTTGCAATAATGTAATCTGCATATAGCTACATCTACAGTAAGGTAGGAACTAAATACTTTGATTTATCTTTGAACTGAAAGCACGTGAAATGTCACATTACTTCTCCAGGCAATTGTCACACGCTAGTCTACACTTTCACACTTTGCAATTTCAGAGTAAATCTAGTGCAGCACACTGAACCTGCTGACTGGCCTACTCAAAGCAGTATGTGCAGAAATCAAACACTACACATACAGGAACCAGCATACACTGAGAATGAATGATGTTTCAGGGGTCTCAAGAGAGAGCTGAGTGAGGTATTTACTCATGGAATAAAATTCAAACTTGTCAGTAACCAACAGATTTGCTAAGGAGACTCAAAATGTACTAAGCTTGGGTAGTTCCTTAAAAAACAAGATGCTAAGACATTTTTATAAAGTGAATGGTGCCAGGAGCCCTGCAAAAAGTTATTAGTTCCATAGCACCTGCTAACAGAATTTCCACAGCAGGGCCTAGGTAATGACAAATCCACAAACAGAGAAGTATAAAGAACCATTTACTTCTAAAAACATTTGACAGGAAAGATAACTCATGCAAATAAGAAGAACAAGTCTGATagggaaataaattttattttcaagcttATCAGAGGATATTTACAAACAATGGgatgtataaaaatataaaagtactTGACAGTGTCCTTTTCAGGCTATAAATTTTACATGAGCTTTTTTTAGCATCATCATAGCACTATTTCTTGAATGAACACAATTCTTCTAGGGGTAAGGATATCAAACATTGTAACCTACTGCTGTCAAAGTTTGCAGTAAAGgtagaaaaaaagggaataaaaaactCAGCTATTTTTACTACTCTGAAGAAAGTTTACTCCTAATATATGTCTCATTTTTTTGGTTCCTTGACTATTAGTTGCTTGTGGCTTCTATTGTCTGGCCCCGTAAGTCTGCATATATGGTCAGGCAACTTCCTCCAAaggcaaacagcatttttatattttttaatacaacttGAAGAATAAATAGCTCATATAATATtttggagcagagcagacatCAAGGGGAGAGACATCAGCCAGGCCTTCTACTTCATTGTtgtcccctccttcctctgtTCCTGTTGTGCTTTTTCAAGTGACTGAGCTGGATTTATTTCCTCCCTTAAAAtgatacaaacaaacaaaaaaaatccacaggaaAACCTGAAGTGACAGCTCAGGTATAAAATCTGAAGTTTAAAACCAGACTGTATCTACATTATTACAGTTGGGATGGAAGATAGCAATGGCTTCACTGAAATTTGGTCACCTGAACAGTTgaagttggggaaaaaaaaaaaaaaaaaaagctttgcctCCCTTGCCAAGCCTGGGCAAATACCAGACTACCAACTTCACAGGTGATTGTTCTGGTTCCAAAGATGAAAAATCGTGCCTCTCCGAAGCATCAGCCCTGAAACCCTGCCTCAGCAGGATGGCAGGGTTAAGGGACAAGCCCTGCCCCTTCTGAATTCCTTTGCGCTGCCCTGAGGGCACAGAAGGGGGAGGATGCCCCCCCGGGTAGGAGTGGCAGGGACTGCCACCGGGCAAGGCCCCTGCACAAACCTGAGGAAAACACCTGCCAGGAGAGAGGACCCGTGGTGGCCAGAAGGGCTGAACCGTGCTGCCGGCTGCAGGGAACCACTGTACAGCCTGCACCAACGTTCCCTTCCGTACAGTGCGGTACACCCTGACGGGGAAGCCAGAGTTCAGCCTTTACCTTGGACACCTGCAAGACGTAGTGGCAGTTAGATTAAGGgcaataggaaaagaaaaggtgggtTAAAGACCCAAACCTACCTGTGGGTACACACCTCTGCAACTGCCACTGACTTTACCACCAGGTCACTGTCATTGCAAGCATCTGCCAGCCCTGAAATAACCTCATAAAATTGTATGCATATCTAACAACTTACAAAAAGTCTGCTTGCCTGCTTCCTTACCTGAATAacaacagtagaaaaaaaaccacttacctacacacacacacacacaaataaaaaaaaatctttgtaggAGAGAGAGGAGATTAAACCTCTCACTGACTTTGCAGTTCAAGCCTGCATCAGTATTTTAAGAAGTATTTCAAACCAAGCTCCAGCTAAGCAGCTCGGCACATCAGGGACATGTACAGCCATTCagcaccttccagcagcacaaTGCTGTTATCCCACACAAAAGGAAAGGTTTCACCTTTCCCGTTTTTTAAAATaggacaagaaagaaaacaaaactcttccATTTGCATTTAGCATTCACGGCCTCAAACTTCTTTGAAATACCGTGATCTTTAACTGTTGCACGGTCCTGAAGGAATCATTTCCAAGGAACAGTGCTGCTTCCTCTCTGCTGCGCCACAAGTCCCATAAGTGGCTGACAATCCATCAGCTGTGGCATCTGCCTAAAAAACTGAATTAGGAGTTTGTTTTGGACTCTTCATTCAGCTCAAAAAACAACGCGGAGCACAGTAAAGAGGATgggaggggctgcaggtgaaGGTCAGAAGGCAAAGCCCTCTCTCCTACAatccagctgccctggcaggagccAACAGGTGATTTGATATCCACTGCTACTCCTAGGTTTTGAGCAGAGTTAAGATACAAGCTAGCAGGCTACAAACTACTCCTGATGTAAGTCCAGGGAAccttaaaaaatattagaaaaacattagaaaaatttaaaaatctaattacTCAAAACAACATAAGAAAgctgcatgttttttttccctattccTCCACATCCTTCTGCCAGAAGCTGTTTTTCCGGAGCGAAAGGATATGCTACATCAAGTCTTGTGTGGTctctgtgcatcactt
The nucleotide sequence above comes from Falco biarmicus isolate bFalBia1 chromosome 12, bFalBia1.pri, whole genome shotgun sequence. Encoded proteins:
- the NDUFAF7 gene encoding protein arginine methyltransferase NDUFAF7, mitochondrial, encoding MVPLPARRALVAAALGAAGRRRFPCHAGNGRLPPSASLPLPATARPSSGAGGEAGAEGPNRGSAMLRHLLLKLRATGPVTVAEYMREALTNPGQGYYTRRGGIGDSGDFVTSPEISQAFGELIGIWCVSEWIAAGKPKAFQLVELGPGRGTLADDMLRVFNQLASLLSKCDVSIHLVEVSPKLSEIQALMLTGGKAQSNPEDKSAYMKGISKTGIPIFWYRDIQDVPSGYSFYLAHEFFDALPIHKFQRTEKGWREVLVDVDPEVPDQLRFVLSPSSTPATENFIQPEETRDHVEVCPEAGVIIQRLACRIEKDGGAALIADYGHDGTKTDTFRGFRNHKLHDVLKAPGTADLTADVDFSYLRKMTQGRTATLGPIKQREFLKNMGIDLRFQVLLQNSRDTATHEQLLHSYDMLMNPKKMGDCFNFFALLPHHRLAQPDKKYKPDSKSPLPPVAGFDELLLK